CAACGATATGCAGGGAAGGCGAATAACGATCCTGCCGGTGCTCGTCCACACGTTTCATGCCGTTGGCCGTACGTACGGGCAGCCATACAACGATAATAATCGCCACAATCACCAGCACGACGACAGTGCTCAGTGACTCATAACCCATAGAGTCAAGGATAGGAGACGTGCCGACGAACTGGGGCTTTCCGTCCGGGCGTGTCGGAGCGGAATTCTTCCGGTCGACGCTTATCTGGAACCGGCGGCGGCGAGTCTAGCGGCGAACCCTTGCCCCATATCTTCAGCCAACAGCGCAAACGTTACGTGGTCACGCCACTGGCCATTGACATACATATACCGCTCGCGCAGTCCCTCATGATGGGCTCCGACCTTACGCACCACAGCCAAAGAACGCGCATTATCCGGCAGAATGGCGATTTCCAGCCGATGCAACGCGGGCCCGAATGGGTCTCCGAGCGCCCAATCGGCAAGCATGGCCAGTGCCATTGGCGCGAATCCGCGGCCGGCGCACCGTTGATCGACCCAATAACCAACCACGCCGGTACGCATGGCACCATACACGATGGCTCCCAACGAAATCTGGCCGACGATACGCATCTGGTATTCGATGGCGAAGATCACGCCGACGCCATGCTGCTCGTTACGGCGCTGCCGCTGCACCCATTGATTGAATGTGATGGAGCCGCCATGCATCGGGTCACCGGATTCCCAAGGTGCCAGCCAGTCGTTGTTGCGCCAGCGCACTTCGTTCCAGCCGTCCTCATCATCCATGGTCAGGGGGCGCAGGACTATCGGAAAACCGGGATGGGTGAGACGTGGCGGGCGGATCTGGTGGTCCAGCTTGAACGCCTCTTTAATCGACTGGAAAACTGACACGGCCTTTATTGTAGCCATATGAAGGTCTTGCGCCGCTACCGTGGCCACTTTCGTTTTACGATGGAAACACTAGATTGTGCGGTATGAGCGAAGTGGGCAGTGGCATGAATATCGGCAGCGACTACAGCGGCACAGAGAAAACAGAGAAGACGGATAAAGCGACGCTGCGCCACCATATACTGTCTCGGCGCAAGCGCGTTCCAGCGGAAGAACGCGGAGCGGCCGGTGAATTGCTGGTGCGACGGTTCCCAGCACACATGATTCAGGATGGTCCCACAGTGGCGGCATATGTGTCGATGGGTTCGGAAATCGAAACCCGGCCACTGTTGCGATGGCTGCGGGCTCATGGCTGCCACGTGTTGGTGCCAAGGTTGGGGTCTGGGTTGGAAATTGGCTGGAGTGTGCTGGATTCATTGGAATCATTGCGCTCGATGGATGCAGTGGGTGGCGCGAACAATGCCGGTAGCTGCAGCTCTCCCAGCACCGTCCATCACAGACCCGATGAGCCAACTGGCGCAGTTCTACCGCCCGAAGCGTTGGAGAAGGCCGATCTGGTCATCGCTCCGGCTTTGGCAGTGGACCCGCAGGGCAATCGTCTGGGGCGTGGAGCCGGCTGGTATGACCGGGCCTTGGCTCGCCGCAAGCCCGCATGTCCCCTGATTGCGGTGTGCTGGCCGTGGGAGGTGTTGGACATTGATTTGCCGGCCGAACCACATGATGTGCCGGCCGACGGAGTGCTGACGCCGGAGGGATACCGGCGGCTTAGCTCATCGGGCCTGTTGAGCTGGCCGGCCGGCCAAGATACTCGGCGCAAGCCAGACTGACCAACCAGCCACGCACACTGGCCGATGGAACCAGAGTGGCAACAGCAAGCTGGCTAGTAAGACCGTAACGCCAATGTGTCAGGGCGGCGACTAGGATATGAACGGTTGCGTGGCATGGCGTTTGGGCCATCCGCGAGAAATATGACTTTGTTGGAGGAATCCGTTGCCTACCTATCATTACCGTTGCAAGAACTGCGGCTATGACTTCACCGAACAGCAGTCGTTCAATGACGACCCGATTACCGTGTGCCCCAAGTGCTCGCAGGAGCAGGTGCGCAAGGTGTATTCCGCCGTGCCGATTGAGTTCAAGGGTCACGGCTTCTACCGCACCGACAAATCCGGCAAGTAAGGTCTGTACACCCGCTTTTCCTCTGTAAACGACGGTGTCGACGGCGGTATGCCGCGGATATTGGCACTACGGGCACTGTCTGTTGCACGGGTTTGAAGCGTTGTGGATAACTTGGCAAGCTAGAACCACATAGGTCGATTTGGCTTGCGCTTACGAAAAACTTCAGGTCACCATGGTTGCATGGTGACCTTTTCGTTTATTAAGCCGCCTGCGCGCGGCTCATTGCGGCGACGGCGCATGGCGGATGCCTTGCGCCGACTCACTGCTGCGTTGTGCGTGGGACTCGCAGTGCTGTTTGGGATTGAAGCCGTATTGGCCGTGGTGGAGACCGAGCCGATGGTGGTGGCCGCCCGCTCGATTCGACGGGGTGACATTATTCTGGCCGCCGACGTTCAGTTGGCTGATATGCCGGTATCTGCGGCAGGCCCGTCTTGGACAGGCAATATTGAGGATGTGGTGGGCAAGGTAGCGCAAATCGATATCGAAGCAGCCGATCCCATTTCCACGCATATGGCCAGAGATGCGCCCGTAGCACCGACCGGCACTACGGTGATTGAAGTCCGCTTGGCCAGTAGCGTCGACGATGTATTGGCCGGCGATCAGGTGAGACTGGTTTCCGCCGTCGGTTGCGAAGGCGCTGATTGCACGCTGGCCGAGAACGCCACGGTGATGAATGTCGGCAAACCGGATGCGATTGGTGCATTGGGAGGCAACGACCGACTGGTGTCGTTCGCAATGCCGCCGGAGGCCGCGGCCAAGGTTATGGAGCTGCAACAGGCCGGAGCGATTATGGCCGTTGTGCGGTAGGAAGCGGAATCGGCCTTCGGCCGATACTGTGTTTTCCGCAGCCGACAGGCTGCGGAAAACACAGTGTTGGGGCGCACAGAGTGCGCCCCAACTCCTACTCGCGCTCGTTAAAAACGGCCCAATGCGGCGGCAGTTCGCCGAGGATGCGTTTGTCGTCGTCGGATTGCCGTTGTTGGTCGGTCTGCATGTCTCCGGGCTCGAGTTTGACACCGTCAGCGTCAAACTGCTCAGTGCCCTTCATCACCACGCGCTTGTGCTTGCGCGGTGTGCGCCGTGTAGCCGAGTATTCCGCCATGGTTATTCAACCTCGCGATAGATCTCACCGATACGGCTGACGATACGGTCGACTTCCTTATCGGGGTTTACGAAGGCGGCGACACTCCAGACGGTCATCACATTCCAGCCCAAGGAAATGAGATCCTGTGCCGACAAACGATGACGCCTACGCGTGGATTGCACGGACATAAAGTTCGCGTCATCGGTCTGCACGGCCAAGGCAAACGGCTTGTCCTTCAATCCCACCACGAGCGGAATCTTCACGCCCTTGTCGAATCCATAATCAACAGCAGCGTTCAGTCCTCGCGCGCGCAACCTGTCGGCGATATCGTCGAACAGCACGTTGCCGCCTGCCGCATCACGCAACGGAAGCACCGGACGGTCGTCAAGCTGTTCGGCCCACGTCAACATGGTCTTCAGGAACCGAGGACCGGACTGGTGCAGTCGTTCTTCATCCAAATCTTCGGAACCAAAGGCCGACACAATATCCAAGCTGTGGTCCGCCAATGCCAGGGCATCCAGCAACAGTCCGCGACCGCCTGTGCTTTCGAGCGGACCGAACTGCTGAAGCAGACGTCCGTGCGTGGTTTTCGCATAGCACATCGACAGAATCACGTCAGTGGCACGACCTCCGGCCACGTCACGCAAGGAAACCAACCGCACATGGCGCAGGAATCGGCCCATCGCCTTGGATTTGCCTGCCAACGACTTCAATTCGGCACCCAAGCGTGTGCGGAATGCGTCGGTCAACATCACGACCACAAGTCGATAGCTGGAAGGAACCACGGCAAAACCGGCGGCACGTTGCGTAATCAGACGCACCACTTCATCAATCTCCGGCTGGCTGGATTCCACCAGACCAGAAGACATAACCGGCACACCGCTCGCTTCCACACGGTGGAATCGCACCTCACCGGCAGCCGGCTCGGTGGCCACATCATAGCGAACAGGACCATATCCCTCGGATTCAAGGAATGCGGACAGGCGCGGCGCACGGCGAGACGGGGCAGCATCCACCTCGATATGAGGCAACGTGTCGATCAGCTGCTTGACGCTTTCGCTGGTTACCGTCGCGCAGTGGGCGATCACCACCACCTGCTGCACGCGGCCGATGATGGACAGCAACTCGATAGCGGGAATGTGCGCGCACGCATCGAGAATCGCCACATCAGCCAGCACACCCGGCTCGGTGAGTGCGGCGAGCGTACCCGGCGCGGCCACCAGAATCGGCTTGGCCGCGGCCAGAATCTCCGGATGATCACGGCGAATCCTGCTCAGCGACACACTGGCGCGCCCTGCCAGCACGGTGTGCATCTGGTTGGCTTCCTGAGTGCGGGAGAACAGCATGTCGCACAGGCGGCGCATGGATTCCTGCGACACCATCGGTCCGATGGAGCGCACGTGCTCCACATCGACCTGCGCAAAGCGGTCGGATGCGGCCTGCAGCGCGGCACCATCCTGGTTGGAGATGATGGCGGACGAACGCACAATGTCCTCAAACACGGTGGTCCACCAGGCCAGCTGCACTTCGCCGCGCACCTGCTCCACGCTCACTCGGCGAGCGTTGAGATCGGCGACCAGTTCGTTCAGTCCGGCAGAGGCGAATTCCTGCTCCAGCAGGCAACGCTCCGGCAAGGTGTCCAGTGCCTTGCGATCATCCAGCAGTGCTTTCAGGCGTGCTTCCACCTTCTCGAAATCGGCGGTTTCCAGATTGCCACCAGCGGGTGTGGTGGAAAGCACGGTATCCAGCGCGGTCATATTGCTGACCAGCGCCTCTTGGGTGGAGATGATCTCGTCGAGCTTGCTGGGCAGCACCGGCCAACCGCCGTGAGGCACGAACTGATGCCACTGCTCCCCTTGCTTGGCGACTACCTTCAACGCTTCGTGCAAGTCCTCGACCTGCGCGCCGACGCGCAGCAGATCCTTGGCTTCCTTGATGTGGCGGCGGCGCTCCCAGAATCCCATCGACGTGCCCTCGGCCTTGCGCTGGCTCTTCGGCTTGGTGGCCTCGATCATGGAGCTGATGTCTCGCTCGAAAATCTCCGGCTGGAACACGTCAAGCACTCGTCGCAGATTCTTCAAAACCGTAACCTGACGCTCCCACTCGCGGGTGGTGGGAGGAACCGGGAATCCGCAGGTCTGCACGGTGCGTGCCACCTGCTCACGGGTGGCGGGCAGGAAGCGACGCAGCAAATCGTCCACGCGCTGGTAGGCGGTTACTGCCTGTTCTTCAGTGGTGATGGACGCCTTGTACCATGCGGTGTCTTCCGGGCCGATGGTGTATTCGCCGAGCTCGCCGGCGCGTTCCATCTTGCCGATCCATGTGTCAATATCGTTGGCGATGCTCAGGGCACTTGACTCGTCAAGTCGAACGTGGGTGGCAGGGTGCGTCGGGAGCACGGAGATACGGGCCAGATTCTGAATGGTCTCGTATGCGGACACATTCCACTTATCATTGCCCCCGTGCAGGTCGCCCAGATAGCGGGTCAAGCGCGAGCGCACGCCCACGAGTTCGTCGGCCAACTGGTCGAATCGCTGGGTGGCGACTCCCGGTTGGAATCCGACTGCGGCAATCAGCTGCTTATCAAGCGCGGCGTTGGCGTGTTCATCGGATACATCCAGTACCTGCGCCTTCATCTCATTGGCGGAAGCCGTCTGGATGAACAGACGCTTCTGCTCGGCCACGCCGGGCACGTACAGCACGGAACGACCATTCATCAGGCAGCGCGATGCGATGGCCACAGCCTGCTCCGCGGTGCCCTTCGGGAAGGTGCCGTCGACCACGATGCTATGGCCATTGGCAGCAAGTGACGCGGCATATCGCACCGTATTGTCCACATCGCCGACTTCGTACTCGGCATGCGGGTCTACGTCGAAAGGACTGTATTGCGGAATATTGGCATCTTTGAGCGCGGTGCGGGCGGATTCGTCGCCGGCAAGCGCGTCCAACAGCACATTGCCGGTGGGGCCGTTCTCCAGCTGGTCGATGAACTGTCGGCTTTCGCTGATCATCTGCGACGAGGGGTCCATGAAGCATCCGAGCACAATCTGGCGCTCGATGGCGAAGTCGGAGATACGCTCCGACGCTTCGGACGAAATACGGGCGAACATCGCGGAAGTTTCGGGAGTGCCACTGTCATAGCTGGCACCGTCAAACAGGGAATCCTCATCCAGGAACACCCCCTGCTCACGCAATGTATTGACGAACGCGACGTTCAGGGCCACGCGACCGGTGAATCGAATGGTGGTCGACAAGCCATCATCCTCGATCGTGACGCTCACCGGGTACAACAGCACCGGCAGCGCGTTGCCCTTCCATGTGGCCACGCCGACCACGAGCGACAACTCCGCCACGCCGGAAATCCTGCGTTTGGCGGCCTGGTCATCCAGCACGCGCCCAATATGGCGTTCGGCGGCCTTAAGCACACCCGTGTCGCGGAACAACGAATCCAACCGGACATGGCCGGAAGCGAACAGCTGGGCGATGCCGGAGGGATGGGCATGGGTCATCTCCAGCTTCGCGGCCAGTTGATTCACATCCTCGAGCGGCGATGGCGGCTGCATGCTGCGGTATTGGTCACGCCAGCGACGGATGCGATTCAGACCTTCCGTGAGATTCTGGTTCTGAGTCTGGCTCTGGGTCATCTCTCGACTCACTTTCCAACCGCTTCGCGGTATTCCTGATAGCCCTTGTTGTGAGACAGGGCTTCGTCAATATCGGCCTCGCCACGGGCGGCGAGCCAAGAATACATGTCGTCGTACAGGTACGGATTCATGGCGAGGAACGCCAGCAATTCGGGATGACGGGCGACTTCGAATTGAACATTGAAATCTTGCGTGGTTTTTGCCTCGTCAGAGGTCAGGCCATCGACTTCGACTGCCGGCTCCTGTGCTTTCAGCTCGCCCTTGGCCACACGCTCGAACACCGAGCCGGGCTCGAAGACCGGAGTGTGTACGCCCGTGGAGTCGATATCATATGCTTCGGATACCGACTGCTGGGCGGTTTCGGCAGCCGGCTGCTGGTCTGCTACGCCTGCTGCGGTGGCTTCTTGATATGCTTCGGCTGCGGTCCGCTGCTGATCGTCCGGTACGTCAGCTGCCGGCTGGTCGGTTTCAGACTGGGCGGTTGCCGGCTGAGCGGTCTCAGGCTGGGTGTTTTCAGATTGAGCGGCTTCGGCTTCCCGGGCGGCTTCAGGCTGGGCAACTTCAGCATGCTGTTCGACAGTGTCCGCCGGCTGAGAATCGCCGGCATTCCTGGTATTCGGAGCGGACTGAACGTTTTCGGCTGACTTGCTTGCGCCAGCCACCACATCGGATTCAACAACCGCCGCCGACGCCACTGCCGGCTCGCTTGTGCTGGGAGCGTGCTTAACAACGGCATGGGCGATGGCATCTACTGGAACAATA
This DNA window, taken from Bifidobacterium longum subsp. longum JCM 1217, encodes the following:
- a CDS encoding 5-formyltetrahydrofolate cyclo-ligase, with amino-acid sequence MSEVGSGMNIGSDYSGTEKTEKTDKATLRHHILSRRKRVPAEERGAAGELLVRRFPAHMIQDGPTVAAYVSMGSEIETRPLLRWLRAHGCHVLVPRLGSGLEIGWSVLDSLESLRSMDAVGGANNAGSCSSPSTVHHRPDEPTGAVLPPEALEKADLVIAPALAVDPQGNRLGRGAGWYDRALARRKPACPLIAVCWPWEVLDIDLPAEPHDVPADGVLTPEGYRRLSSSGLLSWPAGQDTRRKPD
- a CDS encoding FmdB family zinc ribbon protein, with amino-acid sequence MPTYHYRCKNCGYDFTEQQSFNDDPITVCPKCSQEQVRKVYSAVPIEFKGHGFYRTDKSGK
- a CDS encoding GNAT family N-acetyltransferase, which produces MATIKAVSVFQSIKEAFKLDHQIRPPRLTHPGFPIVLRPLTMDDEDGWNEVRWRNNDWLAPWESGDPMHGGSITFNQWVQRQRRNEQHGVGVIFAIEYQMRIVGQISLGAIVYGAMRTGVVGYWVDQRCAGRGFAPMALAMLADWALGDPFGPALHRLEIAILPDNARSLAVVRKVGAHHEGLRERYMYVNGQWRDHVTFALLAEDMGQGFAARLAAAGSR
- a CDS encoding helicase; this encodes MTQSQTQNQNLTEGLNRIRRWRDQYRSMQPPSPLEDVNQLAAKLEMTHAHPSGIAQLFASGHVRLDSLFRDTGVLKAAERHIGRVLDDQAAKRRISGVAELSLVVGVATWKGNALPVLLYPVSVTIEDDGLSTTIRFTGRVALNVAFVNTLREQGVFLDEDSLFDGASYDSGTPETSAMFARISSEASERISDFAIERQIVLGCFMDPSSQMISESRQFIDQLENGPTGNVLLDALAGDESARTALKDANIPQYSPFDVDPHAEYEVGDVDNTVRYAASLAANGHSIVVDGTFPKGTAEQAVAIASRCLMNGRSVLYVPGVAEQKRLFIQTASANEMKAQVLDVSDEHANAALDKQLIAAVGFQPGVATQRFDQLADELVGVRSRLTRYLGDLHGGNDKWNVSAYETIQNLARISVLPTHPATHVRLDESSALSIANDIDTWIGKMERAGELGEYTIGPEDTAWYKASITTEEQAVTAYQRVDDLLRRFLPATREQVARTVQTCGFPVPPTTREWERQVTVLKNLRRVLDVFQPEIFERDISSMIEATKPKSQRKAEGTSMGFWERRRHIKEAKDLLRVGAQVEDLHEALKVVAKQGEQWHQFVPHGGWPVLPSKLDEIISTQEALVSNMTALDTVLSTTPAGGNLETADFEKVEARLKALLDDRKALDTLPERCLLEQEFASAGLNELVADLNARRVSVEQVRGEVQLAWWTTVFEDIVRSSAIISNQDGAALQAASDRFAQVDVEHVRSIGPMVSQESMRRLCDMLFSRTQEANQMHTVLAGRASVSLSRIRRDHPEILAAAKPILVAAPGTLAALTEPGVLADVAILDACAHIPAIELLSIIGRVQQVVVIAHCATVTSESVKQLIDTLPHIEVDAAPSRRAPRLSAFLESEGYGPVRYDVATEPAAGEVRFHRVEASGVPVMSSGLVESSQPEIDEVVRLITQRAAGFAVVPSSYRLVVVMLTDAFRTRLGAELKSLAGKSKAMGRFLRHVRLVSLRDVAGGRATDVILSMCYAKTTHGRLLQQFGPLESTGGRGLLLDALALADHSLDIVSAFGSEDLDEERLHQSGPRFLKTMLTWAEQLDDRPVLPLRDAAGGNVLFDDIADRLRARGLNAAVDYGFDKGVKIPLVVGLKDKPFALAVQTDDANFMSVQSTRRRHRLSAQDLISLGWNVMTVWSVAAFVNPDKEVDRIVSRIGEIYREVE
- a CDS encoding FHA domain-containing protein translates to MSEWTVKINGVDRISVKPGECVEIGRKPLRPLADDGNTRLDVADQTKSMSKRHAMFTVKSNGTASVRDLGSTNGSYVVRENGDLLRLPANAEFLLPTSPMRMQFGDVPADFIRVDDPVAKPLDLKVPDLFGYAVHEAPQEPDAADMSVDDILDLRAGEPTAIFSADNVRRKVDELELGSLNITQPVTKNDEPAIPRDLFADALAQHAEQETERKNQQAMNSVALPKQQTEPESTIVTPASKHSRISGIVPVDAIAHAVVKHAPSTSEPAVASAAVVESDVVAGASKSAENVQSAPNTRNAGDSQPADTVEQHAEVAQPEAAREAEAAQSENTQPETAQPATAQSETDQPAADVPDDQQRTAAEAYQEATAAGVADQQPAAETAQQSVSEAYDIDSTGVHTPVFEPGSVFERVAKGELKAQEPAVEVDGLTSDEAKTTQDFNVQFEVARHPELLAFLAMNPYLYDDMYSWLAARGEADIDEALSHNKGYQEYREAVGK
- a CDS encoding SAF domain-containing protein; translation: MADALRRLTAALCVGLAVLFGIEAVLAVVETEPMVVAARSIRRGDIILAADVQLADMPVSAAGPSWTGNIEDVVGKVAQIDIEAADPISTHMARDAPVAPTGTTVIEVRLASSVDDVLAGDQVRLVSAVGCEGADCTLAENATVMNVGKPDAIGALGGNDRLVSFAMPPEAAAKVMELQQAGAIMAVVR